Sequence from the Helianthus annuus cultivar XRQ/B chromosome 13, HanXRQr2.0-SUNRISE, whole genome shotgun sequence genome:
ttttgcattttctttAATTATGTTCTCTCTAGCATCCGCCCAAAGCTTCAGTAAATCTCCAAAATGCACCTTAAACCCGTCAATTcctgcaaaacacaaaccatatcaaagtagtgtattctagaaagtaacttcgtgtaattaaccgaaattaaaaccATTAAGCTATGGAATTTTACCAACCCATCACGTATACGTGAAAAGCTTTTCGCCGCAATGGGTCGTGGCGAATATCGAACCGCCGACTCTTTTTCGGGAAAGTGGGGTGCTATGAGGACGAAGGTTAGCAACTTCAACAACATATATACTAACCTCGTCAATAGTAGTCGAAGGAAAAGTGGTGCAAGCGACGTCGATGTCATGACACAAGCCCACAATGACTATAGAATGTACCATGGGCATATGTTTATGTTGGTAACCACATGGGAGCTTCTTCGCAAATCTCTAAAGTGGTATCTTGTACCACCGTTCGACCCAACTCGCCCTAGATCCAAACGGTCCAAACGACATCCACCACCGAACCATCTGGGTCCGATGCTCATATAGTAATAAATCTAAACGACGATGCTGACGAATTTGAAGAACCAGAAGAGCTGCCTCGTCCAACTGATAGGGATAAAAGTAAGCACAAGGCAGGTGGAAAATCTACAACATCAGATAGCCCGCCAAAGATGAGTGAGTTCGAGGCAAGTCTCAACAAAATAATCTCCATTAGGGAAAAAGACCAACAAATGAGAATGGAGAAACAAATCCAAAAAGACATGGACTTTCTCGCAAAGGATGTGTCAcatctactagaggaggaccgAGTCATTTTGGAGGCTCGTAAGGCACACATTCGGGCAAAATATAtgcagttttttttttctagtatgttgtgttttttttagtatgttatgttttttttaatgaaattatggttttttttttattttctagtctaacttataataaaagagtCCAAATAATGCTACAtgtcattctctccttcaaccttaTAAATTTActtataattatttaataaatttcttttatattaatattaatattaataactaatatatagatatcatttatttttatccttatctttatataagattaataaataacttcaattttgcaatttagaacctttgtttttttagttttaacacaaagtttttcatcttttgcaatttaatctcatctcttttttattttcaattttggttcaCCATACTTAttatctttcccaagtttttcgtttcgttctaaattttgtgcgttaatgcaccgcaacgtgcgagtggggttcaacatttttttcgtatattatttcccgtttgactggcccgtTGCAGCACATCTATTTTTCTCTGTTTAACAAGTTCGGCCAACGCGCAGGTCCTGGATTgacttaattattttttttctatgttttacgtttcggtttaatttctctgcaacgagcgttcgtgattcaaagatttcATGTCTGTTTTTCGCTCGACgttatttttttcgtttttatttaatttgtttttacgagcttttccggtgttggtggtcacTGACAGTGGTATAACATTGGTACTACTTGACACAGTTTTACAACAACtctgcaacgcaggggcttaatactagttattaatattgccatttaatttaaaaaaataaatatttaaataaataaataattaggaAATTATGGCGGGGTCTCTATCCAGACCTTGCAAATTAAAGGGGGCATGATAAAGCTCTCAGGCTAACATGGAGTTGACGTGGAGCCTACATGGCCTGATAAAGTCCCAAGAGTGCTCCAACCACACCCACTAGCCTTATACGTTTGTATATATGTGCGTATGTGTCCTCTAGCGCCATGGTGAAATCATATGAGAATTCTTGTCAGCTTATTCACACGCATGACTTCATTCGCAAATCTTcatgtaaaaaaatataaaatgagaTAAAATGACAAACTTAAACCTCATGTAAAAAGATAATTACTTGAAATgtatttcattattttttttctttttaaacgtTTAAACTTTTTCTACCATTGAGAAGCAACCATCTATATTCTCGAGGTTATGGGTTCAAGTCCTATAAAAAGTAAAAATTTGCCGATAATAAAAAGAACTTTTTCTAAAAGCTAATCTAAATAGTTTCTGTTTAAACTAAAGTACTTTATTTTCTAAAACCCGTTATAAAAACATACATATAGTCTAATTAAATGGTATTCAGTCTCAAAGAACATTTTTTAATGGGGTTGCATTACAAACAGCTCCATGTCATTATGACTTGATTATCCTTAAAAACGCAGATGGACGCCCCCTCTCCCCTTCACACTCTCTCCATCCGCTCACACAATTTGTTCGACAACATTCGTGGGGACATACGCCTCTCCTCCCTTTCTCCTCTATATGTTGTATAGGAATTACATTTCTTTCACGTCTGCCGTAAAAGACTGAGTTggacatatttaaatactcggGAAGTCCTTGTggacatatttaaatactcggAAGCGTATAAATTACATACCGTTTCGCAAAAATTTTCTAGACTTTCTCGTGAAGTCCTTGTggacatatttaaatactcgtcgaCCTCGCCTGGAGCGTTACCGGTTGCTAGTTGCTTAATCGCCGAAGTAATTTTTTGCATCGATGTAAAACTCTTCCTACCACTCGCATCCACGGCGTCTTGAAACCACGAGTTATTCGCTTGCACGTCActcaaaatttttaaaaacaacCTTTTGGACATACGAAACCTTTGACGAAAAACCTCTTCGTTGAATACGGGCTCCTCGACAAAATAATCTCTCATAAGGTTTTCGTGACATTTCACTCGATCTCGACGGACAGATTTCTTTTTTCTAGAAGTGCCCGTGTCTTCCAGTTGAGCGGCTTCGTTAATAAGATTTTGGAAAAAAATTAAACTACTATCGCTCGAGGAAGAATCATCGTCTTCACTAATATCAATTGGAAGGAATAGCGGTGATATATCATCCAATGAAAAAATAGAAGaactgaatttaaaaaaaaaatagagttGTATGGAGAGAAGAAAATGGTGAAAAATGATGTTGAATGGTATTGTTTTTATAAGGAAAagctatattttttttatatacaacaACTACTAAATAACGGCTATAAAACGGTCAAATTTGTTCCCCCAATGCACTCAATCAAATCGGTGAACATATCCCGAATTCACTCACCGATTACCCACTCACCGCGTAACTCAATCAAGTAGGTGTGGTCACCGATCGATAACTCCCACTCATCAAGCATTATACCCCCCTACCCTAAGTGATTTTGAAAACAAGTATCTTTCCTATATTATAAATAATACATATATGGAGAAAAACAATAATTTAACATAATTTTAAAAGTTTAAgtatttataacttttaaaatataaaacatattgttgactttaaaaaataatttaacaTAATTTCAAGAGTTTAATTAATATATTGTTGACTTTTAAACCAATTTCTCTGGTAATTCTTAAACATCCATAACATTTCAAACGTCAATATTTCTTTTAAAAAAttaccccataaatacaattttAAACAAGGATATTTCTATACTTTTTTTAACTTAACAAAAATTAAATGTTGTGTAATTACCAGTTTCATTATTTCTCACGCGATCCTCTAGTAAATTTTAAATGAAATAACAAACCTTAGTTAAAGTTAATTAACATTTAAATTAAGATTTAAGTTAATAGTTTATGGTTTTATAACCTAGTAGCATCTTTGGGTGGGATAAGACTTTGTAACCAATAGGTTTTGGGTTCGTTtctaaaagggggggggggggtttaaatttattgggttttctcctgaattggtgtatagacatcatgcctagtggagatggatatgatcgggtatTTTTGCTGATGGTACGATGATACTCCAGCGGTTaatcagtgatccaaatttgccgtttaGAAAAAAAAGATTTGAGTTAATAATTTAGAATAATAAATCTCTCAATATCAAAATGATTACCCAAACTCCCAAAGGTAGTCAAACTGGGATCCACAGTCTTTCTCGGATTGTCCAcctcacccaagcactatccaaCAGACACATCACCCTGAAGTTCCACATTTTGAGCTCCATTTTAATCAGAAAACACACTACACTTCAAAGATAATACTTAAATAAACAAATGGCACTCTTTCCGGAAGAAGATCATTAACccatatattatttattattattcaaaAATCTATTAACATATAAATCACTCACACACATTGCAATGCCACCATTCATCTTCTCTCTCCACTACTTCTCTTTTGGCTTCAAGCTAATTTAAAAAAAGCCTGTCAGATTTTTAATACCTCTATATCTTCAACAATACCAACAAAAAATTGTAAGATGAATCCCATTTTCTAGTGGTTCATAGTTCATACCTCAAGATCAGCTCAGGTAGTTTCTTTTTTGCTTTCATCTTAGAAAGATCTCATTTTTCTTCATAAAAATTAAAACTTGATgcttttgttgtttgttttggaTGAATGGGATCTAGGGTTTTCTGGGGTTTGGAGTAATGTGGTTGAATTTGAAGCATTTTTATGTTTAGCACATTATGTGGGTATGAGTATCTTGTTCCTGAtttggtgtttttttttaataaagatttcatttttgttgttgtaaaatataattacttGCTTCTGTTCTTCATTGTGAGCTAATTGAGATCTGGACTTTTTTGGGGTTTAGAGTAATTTGCCTGTTcttgggtgtgtgtgtgtgtgtggttgggggggggggggtggttatTAAAAAAATCAGTTAATAAAGCTtatatttttgttgattttaaacCAAATTTGATGCATTTTGTTTTTTATGTGGCTTTGGCTAAATTGTAAAAGTACgcatcttttaaaaaaaatcagttaataaagtttatatttttgttgattttaaacCAAATTTGATgcatttcttgttttttttttttttttttttttggtgaatTAAGATCTGGGATGAGGTGTTTTCTTGAGGATCTAAAAAGTCATTTGCTCTTAATTTTTCCTGTTAATTGGCAAATtattaaatgtttttttaaaataGATCAGTTACCTGTTGTGATGGCTTTTTTTACAtaaaatctttatttttgtttGAATCTAAAAGAACAAACCCATTACAATCCAAAATCTTGAATATTTTTAATACTTCTGATTTGTACTATTACTTTGCAAATTGTTAGCTTCTTATGATGGATCATTGTGGGCTatattcaaaataaaataaaaaaacacctTGTTGAATCCAAAAAACACAAAATTATTTTGCTTTTGATTCTTGGTTTTAGTACAGATATGATCAAAATGTCTTTATGACACAAAGATCTTTGGCTTTTTATGGGATAACTGGGATTCTTTAATAAACTTTGAATCTAAAGAATCAGCCAGTATCATTATAGAATCTTAAAAGCTTTTTAGCTTTTGTTTTTGATGTTAATGTTATAATGATCAAAGTGATTACCCAAGATTATAGATCAAGATGGTtattttttgtgggttttacttATTATCTAAgaatcttgatttttttttttttttttttttgcttttaatTTCTGATATTAATGTCATAAGGATCAAAATGATATCTAAATTCCTATAATAAATCTGTTTAAATCTAAAGATTCATCCAATATTATCCAAGAATCTTGAAAGTTTGTTGCATATGATTAAAGTAAGTGTCTTTTTGTATGAATTCTAAATgctttttattataatttacttTCTGTAATTTTTTGTCTTATGAGGAGATAATGCCACTGTTGTTTTCCTCTACTAGATCTTATTCATGTGGGGAACAGTCAAAGTGTCATGTGTCTTGAGCTTCATTTTAGGGTCCCTTTACTTTAACTTTCAGTCATTGTTGTATAATGCATGTACTTCTTCTTAGAtcttatataatatataatattatatataatattataatatttcaTTGAATTAATAATTAGTCTAAAGTTCATGGATCTGTCTTGAAGTTAGATTAGCATAGTACACTGTTTAAAAGTCTTTTAACTTTTTCTTAATAATCAGAAGTtttgtagaaaaagaaaaaaaaaaagatcaatTTCGGTTCGAAAAAGGTTGGAACTTTCTATGTTTAAAGCTTTCTAAGACATTAAGGACCATGAAATCACTCGTGTAATTACGGTTTTCTTTATCATTCATATGTGTAGGAATAGATGTCAAAACAAGTGTGTTATAGTAATGTAACCCTATTTGAAGAGTGTTGTAAACCTGTTTACAGTCGAAATACAAGTCTATACTCCCTAAAGATTATTCGAATTCGTGTTGTCTTTTGCGGTGTCTTGCTTCTTAATATTTGTGTTCTCTTCATGCTTTCAGGTTAAGTTGTATCGTACCGTTATCTATAGTTCATCAGAAGCTTATTTTGCAACGCAAATATGAACCTTAAGCTCGGGGTAGATGTAGCAGGGGCCCACAACCTTCTTCCGAAAGATGGTCATGGTTCATCGAGTGCATATGTCGAGCTCTACTTTGACGGTCAAAAGTACCGCACAACAGTCAAAGAGAAAGATCTGGACCCAGTTTGGGATGAGAGTTTCTACTTCAACATTTCCGACCCATCCATCCTCCCAAGTCTCACACTTGACGCCTTTGTGTACAACAACGTCAAAGGTACAAATTCGAGGTCGTTTTTGGGTAAAGTTTCCATAACGGGAACTTCATTTGTCCCGTATTCAGATGCCGTTGTCTTGCACTATCCTTTAGAGAAACGTGGAATCTTTTCGCGTGTAAGAGGAGAGCTCGGGCTTAAAGTTTATATAACCGACGACCCAACAATAAAGTCTTCCGACCCGGTTGTTAACACGGCCCGAAACGAGCCCGTTAAAAAAAGTGAACAGAGGCATACTTTCCACCATCTCCCACACCAGACGCAGGCTCCAGCCAACACTGCGGTTCCGGCAGCCCCACCGCCGATGATGCGATACGGGTACGAGCAGATAAAGCCCAACCCGCCACCTCAGCCTCCAAAGCTTGTTAGAATGTACTCGGAGTCTTCGTCGCAGCCCGTAGATTACGCGCTTAAGGAGACGAGCCCGTATCTAGGAGGCGGGAGGGTTGTTGGTGGGCGGGTTATCCATACCGATAAAGCTTCTTCGACTTATGATCTTGTTGAAAAGATGCATTTCTTGTTTGTCCGGGTTGTGAAGGCCCGTGATCTTCCTTCAATGGATATAACCGGAAGTCTTGACCCGTATGTTGAGGTTAGGATCGGGAACTATAAAGGTGTTACGAAGCATATCGAGAAAAACCAAAACCCGATGTGGAATATTGTTTTCGCGTTCTCGAGGGAGAGGATGCAAGCGTCTGTACTTGAAGTAGTGGTCAAAGATAAAGATCTGGTCAAAGATGATTATGTTGGGTTCGTTAGGTTTGACCTCAACGAGGTTCCGTTGCGGGTCCCACCCGATAGCCCGCTAGCACCGCAATGGTACCGGCTCGAGGACAAGAAAGGTGAGCGGATAAAGAGTGAGCTCATGTTGGCGGTCTGGATCGGGACCCAAGCCGATGAAGCGTTTCCTGACGCGTGGCACTCAGATGCAGCCACACCGGTTGACAGTTCGGGTGCGGCATCGGTTCTGATACGGTCAAAGGTCTATCAAGCACCGAGACTATGGTATGTTCGAGTCAATGTGGTTGAGGCTCAGGACTTGGTTCCAATGGATAAGACTCGGTTCCCTGAGACGTATGTGAAAGCTCACATCGGGAACCAGGTTATGAAGACGAAAACAGTCCAGGCCCGATCGCTTAACCCGTTATGGAACGAGGACCTGCTGTTTGTTGCCGCTGAGCCTTTTGAGGACCATCTGATTCTCACGGTTGAGGACCGTGTGGGTCCCGGGAAGGATGAGATTCTTGGGAGAGTGATTATACCTTTAAGCATGATTGAAAAACGGGCTGATGATCGGATCATCCATTCTCGATGGTTTAATTTGGAAAAGCCCGTTGCTGTCGATGTCGACCAGCTGAAA
This genomic interval carries:
- the LOC110897861 gene encoding FT-interacting protein 7, which translates into the protein MNLKLGVDVAGAHNLLPKDGHGSSSAYVELYFDGQKYRTTVKEKDLDPVWDESFYFNISDPSILPSLTLDAFVYNNVKGTNSRSFLGKVSITGTSFVPYSDAVVLHYPLEKRGIFSRVRGELGLKVYITDDPTIKSSDPVVNTARNEPVKKSEQRHTFHHLPHQTQAPANTAVPAAPPPMMRYGYEQIKPNPPPQPPKLVRMYSESSSQPVDYALKETSPYLGGGRVVGGRVIHTDKASSTYDLVEKMHFLFVRVVKARDLPSMDITGSLDPYVEVRIGNYKGVTKHIEKNQNPMWNIVFAFSRERMQASVLEVVVKDKDLVKDDYVGFVRFDLNEVPLRVPPDSPLAPQWYRLEDKKGERIKSELMLAVWIGTQADEAFPDAWHSDAATPVDSSGAASVLIRSKVYQAPRLWYVRVNVVEAQDLVPMDKTRFPETYVKAHIGNQVMKTKTVQARSLNPLWNEDLLFVAAEPFEDHLILTVEDRVGPGKDEILGRVIIPLSMIEKRADDRIIHSRWFNLEKPVAVDVDQLKKDKFSMRIHLRLCLDGGYHVLDESTHYSSDLRPTAKQLWKPTIGVLELGILNAVGLHPMKTRDGRGTSDTYCVAKYGHKWVRTRTIVDNLCPKYNEQYTWEVFDTATVLTVGVFDNSQLGDKGSNNKDLRVGKVRIRISTLEAGRVYTHSYPLLVLNPNGVKKMGEVHLAIRFSCTNFVNMLYTYSRPLLPKMHYVRPFSVMQLDMLRHQAVQIVAARLGRAEPPLRKEVVEYMSDVDSHLWSMRRSKANFFRLMMIFAPVFAVSKWFNDICMWRNPITTILVHVLFIMLVCFPELILPTVFLYMFLIGIWNFRYRPRYPPHMNTKISQAEGVHPDELDEEFDTFPTSRNPDLVRMRYDRLRSVAGRIQTVVGDIATQGERMQSLLSWRDPRATAIFVTFCLVAAIVLYVTPFQAIAGLIGLYMMRHPRFRHRLPSVPINFFRRLPARTDSML